GTGTTTGATGGCCTCTCCAATAGATGTCAACACCTTTTCACCATGAGTAGCCACAGCTGCATTGTGGAAGATGGCTTCGATACTGCTGAGGTTCCCAAAACTACTAAAGTATCTTTGGGTCCAAGGATAAGTATACAGCATACtgaatgggtaaaaaaaaaaacgataaatGAAATGGACCCAGGACTTAATAAAGAAAGACACATGAAGGATGAATTACAAATATATGATGAAAATTAATGTTTTagaaacacacattttttaaagattttaataaAAAGATAACAGAGTGAAAGAAATATGTCTATATTTGTTTATACACTTACCTGCCAAGGGCCTGTTTTCCCAAGGTCTTTGCACATATTTTGCTCCAGGTGCCAGTGATGAGCTGGCGTTCCTTTGCTGTCAGATTAACCATGGTCAAAGCTGAGCGTTTATTTTAAGCTTCTGCAAAAAAAGAGCCTGTGCTTTAATGCTACTTTCATCTGAGTTTTTGTAGCTGTGAGGATGCACTGCCCCTTTTCCTCTTGCATGCTTATTGGCTACAATAAACACACATTACATTAGCCCATCCCATGTGTGCCCTCCCATTTGGCACCATTTTTAGAtgcctttttttattatatcaaagccaaaataattagaaaaaatataaatttgcaaataaaaatttagaatgtaatatatatatatatatatatataaacctttttcatgtttgtcTATACATTTAAAGTATTacttaaaataattaaaagattTCATATAGCAATCATTTTTTACATGGAAATTTCAGCATGGAAATGTAATTACTGTTATTTTATTAATCAAATGGTTCTATTCCCCTGTTCAATTAGTTCTGCTCCAGTCTTTTCCATATACAGTAAATTAAGACAGATGATTTGGTTTATTGCACTTATTGTTTCCAACTTGTTTAATATTGTTATGGTGAACTGTGTGTAAATTACAAAGTCTTTACTTTGGAGACTAGCATTGTAATTTGGATTAACACTAGTCATATATGAGGTTGTTGAAAAAAGGTAAATTTTTGTATAAAATTCTATAAATGAAGGTCTATTCCTGTGGTTTATCATCTGGTTTGCATAGACCTAGATATAAAATAATGTGTGTATAGTTGTAGTTTTTAAAATTGCACTTGAGCTTTGAAAACATTTCCACAGCGACTCTGGATTTGAAAACCAAGCCATTAAATGCTTTTGAGTAGAAAAAAACATATGGGGTAACAAACACAATCTATAACTatgaattaaatattattttactgtTCGCTATGGAGAAACTGAAACTTTGAAAACCTTTTACACCTCACAGATTATCACTACTGGCCTAAGCTTGGTGTCCAACATTTGCAAGAACCTCTTAAACAAGGGCACGTTCCCAATCCTCGACCAACTAAAGGAGAAACTAAACCAGACATCTTTTGTATTCTACAGATACCTTCAACCGTGCCATGTGTTTATGTCACAAATCGGCACTCAGACAATAACCACCACAATGCTATCCTATGAACAAAGGTTATGTGACCCAAATCCTGGTGTCTGATCTGTATAGGTACTTAGAACAGCCCTTAATGCACCATTTGAATCAGCAAAACTTAAATGGGAAAGTGATATCCCACAACTAGATGATgataaatgggcagatttaaaaaatgatttatatagcTTTCTGATCTCTACCAAATATAAAATGATTCAGTTCAAAATAATCCATAGGACATACATTACTTCCCTGAGACTGAGGCAATGGGGAAAAATCAAAATGCCTCCTGCCCCAAATGTCAAACAACAGATGTTGGATTCTTTCACCTAATATGGGCCTGTCCTATAATACTTGATTACAGGACACATATGATTACTGAAACGATCAAGTTCTCTAACCGGGGATTTTGTCTCCAGAGGTGTGTTTAATAGGCTTAATTGGCGACCTGGTGCCTTTGAATAAAACCATAACTCTAAGATTGCTGTATTTTTATGCTAAAAAGGTGGTGGCAATAAAATGGATGAGCCCCATACCACTATCCAGCAATGGATGCAACTTGTTAACACCTAGACTCCCACTCATTAAATTAATGTATCTTGCCAGGGGTTGCCCCAATAAATTTGAtgtgtgggaaccctggatagAGGTTCAGCCTGAGGCAAATCCCTTGATATACGCACAGGACCCATGGACTATTGGGCCCCCTGACAATGTAATACCCTGACCAGTAATGTCTATGCTATGCTTGATTGAAGCCCACCTACCTGTTGTACTAATGCAGATATCACTAACTTTTCCACTGTTATGTACTATTTCTTTTCTGTGGTCATAGCACTATATACTTCACTGTATTGTTATTTATGTtgttatgaaaataaaataaaaacctttttaaaaaaattgaacattATTCTACTgtctatataatttttttgcacaTATTATAGCCTAGGTAGtttgtatatctgtagtaataattcaaatcaactggacttgctgtgtttttggtgaagacatttcaccagtcatccaactggctttctgaATTCAGAATGGAGATGTATGCTGCATGGTATGAGCCCATGTTGTCAACATCTGAGGTTGAAGCGCAGGTGGTTTCTATAGTGTGCCAGTTTTCTTGCTGTTTTCTCATATTCCCGTACAGGTTTGAAGGTTTTCTCCCCAAAATGAGTCACAAtaagtttgtgaagattctcattcatccaggtcatgggtatatttgtaataataagtcacatcaactgaacttgctgtttttttcttgaagatgttttgccagtcatccaactggcttttaGGAAAAATGCCTCTGCttactttttgtacttttatttatattcattctaaattgagaaagccagatggatgactggtgaaacgtcttcaagaaaaacacagtaagtccagttgatttgacttattactacagatataccatacCAGGGATGAATTCTCATTCATCCCCGgtatggtatatctgtagtaataagtcaaatcaactggacttgctgtgtttttcttgaagatgtttcgccAGATGTTTTCACTTCAAGAACATATAGGTAGTTTGTAGTTATGGTTTTGTTATGATATTAGTTGGTGCCTAGTACAGGCATGCTCTGGCAAAGAAAAGGTTAATGTGCCTTTGATGTCTTTCAGAGATCTGGCCTTTAGCCATGGTGACTTGGAAGGGCGCCTAAGGATACCACACACCCAAAACCTGAAAAATAGATCAAAAAACGCCCAAACTGGAAAAATTGATAAGGTTTTCATGTTGCAAttgatattttcctttaaaatgtgtatAACTAGTctggtatttaaaaaaacaatattgcacatACAAATTTTACTAATAATTCGAAATAATCTTCTGCTGCATTTGAAAATGTATACCACTATTACATAATTGAAGGACATTGACAATAATTATAAAATAGAACTGATGTTTGTGAATACAGTTCAGGCATTAGGTACATAGTGTAGTATATTTGTGTTATATTGTTTTGATAACttacatttttgcaccaaaaaagcTGTGTTTTGCTTGAAAGCTTGCAGAGTCCCCCTGCCTGTATAGTGAGCAGCTTTTGTTCTTTAACTGACAGCACAGATGTAATTGTAACTGTGGCAGTGGCCATCATCTTCCAGTGTCAATACACAAACTGCCCGCTGCTGTGTCTACATTCAGGAAGGGGCTATTTAGCACAAAGCAATTGTATGGGTCCTGGATGAGGACTTTCATTACAGGTGTAAACTCTAATTGACAACATTGTGTAATATATTTAGTGCTTGCACCTATTCTTGCTATATATAGGAGGGTTCTGAGCCCTTGTATTGGCAGCACCTTTGTTAAACAAGTGGGGTAACAAACACAATCTATAACTatgaattaaatattattttactgtTCGCTATGGAGAAACTGAAACTTTTAAAACCTTTTACACCTCACAGATTATCACTACTGGCCTAAGCTTGGTGTCCAACATTTGCAAGAACCTTTTAAACGAGGGCACGTTCCCAATCCTCGACCAACTAAAGGAGAAACTAAACCAGACatctattgtattctacagatacCTTCAACCGTGCCATGTGTTTATGTCACAATTCGGCACTCAGACAATAACCACCACAATGCTATCCTATGAACAAAGGTTATGTGACCCAAATCCTGGTGTCTGATCTATATAGATACTTAGAACAGCCCTTAATGCACCATTTGAATCAGCAAAATTTAAATGGGAAGGTGATATCCCACAACTAGATGATGATAAATGGGCagatataaaaaatgatttatatagcTTTCTGATCTCTACCAAATATAAAATGATTCAGTTCAAAATAATCCATAGGACATACATTACTTCCCTGAGACTGAGGCAATGGGGAAAAATCAAAATGCCTCCTGCCCCAAATGTCAAACAACAGATGTTGGATTCTTTCACCTAATATGGGCCTGTCCTATAATACTTGATTACAGGACACATGTGATTACTGAAACGATCAAGTTCTCTAACCGGGGATTTTGTCTCCAGAGGTGTGTTTAATAGGCTTAATTGGCGACCTGGTGCCTTTGAATAAAACCATAACTCTAAGATTGCTGTACTTTTATGCTAAAAAAGTGGTGGCAATAAAATGGATGAGCCCCATACCACTATTCAGCAATGGATGCAACTTGTTAACACCTAGACTCTCACTCAATAAATTAATGTATCTTGCCAGGGGTTGCCCCAATAAATTTGATAATGTGTGGGAACCCTGGACAGAGTTTCAGCCTGAGGCAAATCCCTTGATATATGCACAGGACCCATGGACTATTGGGCCCCCTGACAATGTAATACCCTGACCAGTAATGTCTATGCTATGCTTGATTGAAGCCCACTTACCTGTTGTACTAATGCAGATATCGCTAACTTTTCCACTGTTATGTACTATTTCTTTTCTGTGGTCATAGCACTATATACTTCACTGTATTGTTATTTATGTtgttatgaaaataaaataaaaacctttttaaaaaaattgaacattATTCTACTGTctatacaatttttttgcacataTTATAGCCTAGGTAGtttgtatatctgtagtaataattcaaatcaactggacttgctgtgtttttggtgaagacatttcaccagtcatccaactggctttctcaattcagaatggagATGTATGCTGCATGGTATGAGCCCATGTTGTCAACATCTAAGGTTGAAGCGCAGGTGGTTTCTATAGTGTGCCAGTTTTCTTGCTGTTTTCTCATATTCTCGTACAGGTTTGAGGGTTTTCTCCCCAAAATGAGTCACAAtaagtttgtgaagattctcattcatccaggttatggtatatttgtagtaataagtcacatcaactgaacttgctgtttttttcttgaagatgttttgccagtcatccaactggcttttaGGAAAAATGCCTCTGCttactttttgtacttttatttatatttattctaaattgagaaagccagatggatgactggcgaaacgtcttcaagaaaaacacagcaagtccagttgatttgacttattactacagatataccatacCAGGGATGAATTCTCATTCAGCCCCGgtatggtatatctgtagtaataagtcaaatcaactggacttgctgtgtttttcttgaagatgtttcgccAGATGTTTTCGCTTTAAGAACATATAGGTAGTTTGTAGTTAAGGTTTTGTTATGATATTAGTTGGTGCCTAGTACAGGCATGCTCTGGCAAAGAAAAGGTTAATGTGCCTTTGATGTCTTTCAGAGATCTGGCCTTTAGCCATGGTGACTTGGAAGGGCGCCTAAGGATACCACACACCCAAAACCTGAAAAATAGGAGATCAAAAAACGCCCAAACTGGAAAAATTGATAAGGTTTTCATGTTGCAATTGATATTTTCCTTTGAAATGTGTATAACTAGTctggtatttaaaaaaacaatattgcacatACAAATTTTACTAATAATTCGAAATAATCTTCTGCTGCATTTGAAAATGTATACCACTATTACATAATTGAAGGACATTGACAATAATTATAAAATAGAACTGATGTTTGTGAATACAGTTCAGGCATTAGGTACATAGTGTAGTATATTTGTGttatattgttttgttaacttacatttttgcaccaaaaaagcTGTGTTTTGCTTGAAAGCTTGCGGAGTCCCCCTGCCTGTGTAGTGAGCAGCTTTTGTTCTATAACTGACCGCACAGATGTAACTGTAACTGTGGCAGTGGCCATCATCTTCCAGTGTCAATACACAAACTGCCCGCTGCTGTGGCTACATTCAGGGGCTATTTAGCACAAAGCAATTGTATGGGTCCTGGATGAGGACTTTCATTACAGGTGTAAACTCTAATTGACAACATTGTGTAATATATTTAGTGCTTGCACCTATTCTTGCTATATATAGGAGGGTTCTGAGCCCTTGTATTGGCAGCACCTTTGTTAAACAAGTGGTTTACCTTTAGGTTAACCTGTATGTTATAGAACaaccaattctaagcagcttttcaattggtgttcattttttatagtttt
The genomic region above belongs to Xenopus tropicalis strain Nigerian chromosome 9, UCB_Xtro_10.0, whole genome shotgun sequence and contains:
- the hbg1 gene encoding hemoglobin subunit beta-1; the protein is MVNLTAKERQLITGTWSKICAKTLGKQALGSMLYTYPWTQRYFSSFGNLSSIEAIFHNAAVATHGEKVLTSIGEAIKHMDDIKGYYAQLSKYHSETLHVDPYNFKRFCSCTIISMAQTLQEDFTPELQAAFEKLFAAIADALGKGYH